A genomic region of Mycolicibacterium poriferae contains the following coding sequences:
- a CDS encoding cyclopropane mycolic acid synthase family methyltransferase, producing MSDQSTGTKDMTPHFEDIQAHYDLSDDFFGVFQDPTRKYSCAFFTGPDATLSEAQIANVDQHLDRLDLKPGMTLLEVGCGWGLTLQRAMEKYDVNVIGLTLSKNQKVYCDQLLAKIDTERTFDVRLEGWEQFHSPVDRIVSIEAFEHFGFERYDDFFKTCYDILPEDGRMTIQSSVGYHPYDLAERGKKLTFELARFIKFMITEIFPGGRIPTTQMMVEHGEKAGFVVPETLSLRNHYIKTLGIWADRLERNKDAAIAATDEENYNRYMRYLKGCQYYFIDEAIDVSLVTYLKPALAA from the coding sequence ATGTCTGATCAATCCACCGGCACGAAGGATATGACGCCTCATTTCGAGGACATCCAGGCTCACTACGACCTGTCGGACGACTTCTTCGGGGTGTTCCAGGACCCCACCCGCAAGTACAGCTGCGCATTCTTCACCGGTCCCGACGCCACGCTCTCCGAGGCCCAGATCGCCAATGTGGATCAGCACCTCGACCGGCTGGATCTCAAGCCGGGGATGACGCTGCTCGAGGTGGGCTGCGGCTGGGGGCTGACGCTGCAGCGGGCAATGGAGAAGTACGACGTCAACGTCATCGGGCTGACGTTGTCGAAGAACCAGAAGGTCTACTGCGACCAGCTGCTCGCCAAGATCGACACCGAGCGCACGTTCGATGTGCGGCTGGAGGGGTGGGAACAGTTCCACAGCCCGGTGGATCGGATCGTGTCGATCGAGGCATTCGAACACTTCGGCTTCGAGCGTTACGACGACTTCTTCAAGACGTGCTACGACATCCTGCCCGAGGACGGCCGGATGACGATCCAGAGCAGCGTCGGGTATCACCCGTACGACCTGGCCGAGCGCGGCAAGAAGCTGACGTTCGAGCTGGCCCGCTTCATCAAGTTCATGATCACCGAGATCTTTCCCGGCGGCCGCATCCCGACGACGCAGATGATGGTCGAGCACGGTGAGAAGGCCGGGTTCGTGGTGCCCGAGACGCTGTCGTTGCGCAACCACTACATCAAGACGCTCGGCATCTGGGCCGACCGGCTCGAGCGCAACAAGGACGCTGCGATCGCCGCGACCGACGAAGAGAACTACAACCGCTACATGCGGTACCTGAAGGGTTGCCAGTACTACTTCATCGACGAGGCGATCGATGTCAGCCTGGTGACGTACCTGAAGCCCGCCCTGGCGGCCTGA
- a CDS encoding cyclopropane mycolic acid synthase family methyltransferase, producing MASTKKNLKPHFDDVQAHYDLSDEFFRLFLDPSQMYSCAYFERDDMTLEEAQRAKVDLALGKLGLEPGMTLLDVGCGWGYTMMRAIERYDVNVIGLTLSENQKAHVEKIFADSDSPRSKEIRLEGWESFDQPVDRIVSIGAFEHFGKDRWDDFFATAYRVLPDDGVMLLHTITALTIPQMIERGIPLTFSVARFIKFILTEIFPGGYLPTIELVGEHSADAGFTLTREQSLQPHYARTLDHWSAALQEHRDEAIEVQSEEVYDRYMHYLTGCADSFRKGYTDVNQFTLVKQPAS from the coding sequence ATGGCCTCGACCAAGAAAAACTTGAAGCCGCACTTCGACGACGTCCAAGCGCACTACGACCTGTCGGATGAGTTCTTCCGGCTTTTTCTGGACCCGTCGCAGATGTACAGCTGCGCGTACTTCGAGCGCGACGACATGACGCTCGAAGAAGCTCAACGTGCCAAGGTCGACCTGGCGCTGGGCAAGCTGGGGCTGGAGCCGGGCATGACGCTGCTCGACGTCGGCTGCGGCTGGGGTTACACGATGATGCGAGCGATCGAGCGCTACGACGTCAACGTCATCGGGCTGACGCTCAGCGAGAACCAGAAGGCGCACGTCGAGAAGATCTTCGCCGACTCCGACAGCCCCCGCAGCAAAGAGATCCGTCTGGAAGGCTGGGAGAGCTTCGACCAACCCGTCGACCGCATCGTCTCCATCGGCGCCTTCGAGCACTTCGGCAAGGACCGCTGGGACGACTTCTTCGCGACCGCTTACCGGGTGCTTCCCGACGACGGCGTGATGCTGTTGCACACCATCACCGCGCTGACGATTCCGCAGATGATCGAACGCGGCATCCCGCTGACGTTCTCGGTGGCGAGGTTCATCAAGTTCATCCTCACCGAGATCTTTCCCGGCGGGTACCTGCCGACCATCGAACTCGTCGGCGAGCACTCGGCCGACGCCGGGTTCACGCTGACCCGCGAGCAGTCACTGCAACCCCACTACGCACGCACGCTCGACCACTGGTCGGCCGCGCTGCAGGAGCACCGGGACGAGGCGATCGAGGTGCAGTCCGAAGAGGTCTACGACCGGTACATGCATTACCTGACCGGTTGTGCGGACTCCTTCCGCAAGGGCTACACCGACGTCAACCAGTTCACGTTGGTCAAACAACCCGCCAGCTGA
- a CDS encoding alpha/beta fold hydrolase — MGDPADPAVLLIMGLGAQMIFWRTEFCQKLIDRGLRVIRFDNRDVGLSGKLPDHHSGAPLLPRMARSFLGLASPAAYTLEDMADDAAALLDHLGVDRAHVVGASMGGMIAQVFAARHRARTRALGVIFSSNNQPVLPPPGPQQLLAVLSKPAGTGRDAIIDNAVRVTKVIGSPGFPRPDDAIRAEAVEVYDRSYYPAGVGRQFAAILGSGSLRRYNRQTAAPTVVIHGKADKLMRPSGGRAIARAIPGARLVLFDGMGHELPEPLWDDIVGELQATFAHAG, encoded by the coding sequence ATGGGCGATCCGGCCGATCCGGCCGTGCTGCTGATCATGGGCCTGGGCGCGCAGATGATCTTCTGGCGCACGGAGTTCTGCCAGAAGCTGATCGACCGGGGGCTGCGGGTGATCCGCTTCGACAACCGCGACGTCGGACTGTCCGGCAAACTGCCCGACCACCACTCCGGGGCGCCGCTGCTGCCACGGATGGCGCGGTCGTTCCTCGGGCTGGCCAGCCCGGCGGCGTACACGCTGGAGGACATGGCCGACGACGCCGCGGCGCTGCTCGACCACCTCGGCGTCGACCGCGCACACGTGGTGGGGGCGTCGATGGGCGGCATGATCGCCCAGGTGTTCGCCGCACGCCACCGCGCGCGCACCAGGGCCCTCGGCGTGATCTTCTCGAGCAACAACCAGCCGGTGCTGCCGCCGCCCGGTCCGCAGCAGCTGCTGGCGGTCCTGTCCAAGCCCGCCGGCACCGGGCGTGACGCCATCATCGACAATGCGGTGCGGGTCACCAAGGTCATCGGCAGTCCCGGCTTTCCCCGCCCCGACGACGCGATTCGCGCCGAGGCTGTCGAGGTCTATGACCGGTCCTACTACCCCGCCGGCGTGGGCAGGCAGTTCGCGGCGATCCTCGGCAGCGGCAGCCTGCGCCGTTACAACCGTCAGACCGCCGCGCCGACCGTGGTCATCCACGGCAAGGCGGACAAACTGATGCGCCCCTCGGGCGGACGCGCCATCGCCCGCGCGATCCCCGGCGCCCGGTTGGTGCTGTTCGACGGCATGGGACACGAGCTACCCGAACCGCTGTGGGACGACATTGTCGGCGAACTGCAGGCGACGTTCGCGCACGCGGGGTGA
- a CDS encoding ABC1 kinase family protein — protein MSTPRKAQHREVARLDRVPLPVEAARIGVTGWQVTRTGARVVSKLGSRGSLQQKVVKQIPQAFADLGPTYVKFGQIIASSPGAFGEPLSREFRGLLDRVPPADSKAVHRLFQEELGDDPANLFKSFDEKPFASASIAQVHYATLHSGEEVVVKIQRPGIRRRVAADLQILKRGAQLVELAKMGRRLSAQDVVADFADNLAEELDFRLEAQSMDAWVAHMHASPLGSNIRVPQVYWDLTSERVLTMERITGVRIDDVAEIRKRGFDGTELVKALLFSVFEGGLRHGLFHGDLHAGNLYVDDDGKIVFFDFGIMGRIDPRTRWLLRELVYALLVKKDHAAAGKIVVLMGAVGTVKPEAQAAKDLEKFATPLTMTSLGDLSYAEIGKQLSALADAYDVKLPRELVLIGKQFLYVERYMKLLAPRWQMMNDPALTGYFANFMVEVSREHSDQLDAPGEKSGTDERSREEQTRTDEQTKTDPDA, from the coding sequence ATGAGCACACCCCGAAAAGCGCAGCACCGCGAGGTCGCCAGGCTGGACCGGGTTCCGTTGCCGGTCGAGGCGGCCCGTATCGGTGTCACCGGCTGGCAGGTCACTCGCACCGGCGCCCGCGTCGTGTCCAAGCTGGGCAGCCGCGGCTCGTTGCAGCAGAAGGTCGTCAAACAGATCCCGCAGGCGTTCGCCGATCTCGGCCCCACCTACGTCAAGTTCGGACAGATCATCGCATCGAGCCCGGGGGCGTTCGGCGAACCGCTGAGCCGCGAGTTCCGCGGCCTGCTGGACCGGGTGCCGCCCGCCGATTCCAAGGCCGTACACCGGCTGTTCCAGGAAGAACTCGGTGACGACCCGGCCAACCTGTTCAAGTCGTTCGACGAGAAGCCCTTCGCCTCGGCGTCCATCGCGCAGGTGCACTACGCCACCCTGCACTCCGGTGAAGAGGTCGTGGTCAAGATCCAACGGCCGGGCATCCGTCGCCGGGTGGCCGCCGATCTCCAGATCCTCAAGCGCGGTGCGCAACTGGTGGAGCTGGCCAAGATGGGCCGGAGGCTCTCCGCGCAGGACGTGGTGGCCGACTTCGCCGACAACCTCGCCGAGGAACTGGACTTTCGCCTCGAGGCCCAGTCGATGGACGCGTGGGTGGCCCACATGCATGCCTCCCCGCTCGGCAGCAACATCCGGGTGCCGCAGGTGTACTGGGATCTGACCAGCGAGCGCGTGCTGACGATGGAACGAATCACCGGCGTGCGTATCGACGATGTCGCCGAGATCCGCAAGCGCGGCTTCGACGGCACCGAACTGGTCAAAGCGCTGCTGTTCAGCGTGTTCGAGGGCGGGCTGCGCCACGGGCTGTTCCACGGCGACCTGCACGCGGGCAACCTCTATGTCGATGACGACGGCAAGATCGTGTTCTTCGACTTCGGCATCATGGGCCGCATCGACCCGCGCACCCGCTGGCTGCTGCGCGAGCTGGTCTATGCGCTGCTGGTCAAGAAGGACCACGCCGCGGCCGGCAAGATCGTCGTGTTGATGGGCGCGGTGGGGACGGTGAAGCCCGAGGCGCAGGCGGCCAAGGATCTCGAGAAGTTCGCCACACCGCTGACGATGACGTCGCTCGGCGATCTGAGCTATGCCGAGATCGGCAAGCAGCTGTCCGCGCTCGCCGACGCCTACGACGTCAAGCTGCCGCGCGAGCTGGTGCTCATCGGGAAACAGTTCCTCTACGTAGAGCGCTACATGAAGCTGCTGGCTCCCCGCTGGCAGATGATGAACGACCCCGCACTGACGGGATACTTCGCCAACTTCATGGTGGAGGTCTCCCGGGAACACTCCGATCAACTGGACGCGCCGGGCGAAAAGAGCGGAACCGACGAGCGCTCGCGCGAGGAGCAGACCAGAACCGACGAGCAGACCAAAACGGACCCGGACGCGTGA